In Paenibacillus sp. FSL R7-0345, a single window of DNA contains:
- a CDS encoding sensor histidine kinase, with amino-acid sequence MRRLTKYMPFTYKMMIPYLLLVLLTDVFIGYISYSMLTDSRTEMAETNVRTGMEQARNNIRYQMDEIQRMSDNLFASQPFQRAIELKGNPFENYLTLIDDILPQLTAPLQLFGNKIRFMLYTPNNIYNVIPGDDLDEPIEDSDYYILPLEEITGKDWFQALKDSKRDNIWLQIDTDQKLNNISHVRRLISFSDNKTLVGFIRITVPLEDLFGGFETFPVEEGITLRLVDRAAGTAIFQRGTADYDAGSEKFLSLHEQIPGSDLVIETLVPQKYLTQDAGRLRMVILAACTLSFVVMTLIGFVVARISGRKMSRIVGLVRSFQEGNFQKRIRFSGNDEFVQIADSFNDMAANIQELIDRVYVQEVSKKQAELEALQAQINPHFLYNTLSTIGSLANLGEIEKVTQMVEGLSHFYRLTLNQGNVYIELKKEMEQVETYLDIQRVKYADAFNLYVDVDEEIMHMQVIKLLLQPFVENVFKHAWFGKTISIRLTGRRVGDNIELKVIDNGVGMRPEEIRSMLHGQSQSGGYGVKNVNERIKLRYGDEYGVTIASIYGAGTTVQLLLPAGLTESEETEGQPR; translated from the coding sequence ATGCGCAGGTTAACGAAATACATGCCTTTCACCTACAAAATGATGATTCCCTACTTGCTTCTGGTTCTGCTGACGGATGTCTTCATTGGTTATATCTCCTACTCGATGCTGACCGATTCGCGGACAGAGATGGCAGAGACCAATGTCAGAACCGGGATGGAGCAGGCCAGAAACAATATACGGTATCAGATGGATGAGATTCAGAGGATGTCCGATAACCTGTTCGCAAGCCAGCCCTTTCAGCGCGCAATTGAGCTGAAAGGGAATCCGTTCGAGAATTACCTGACCCTGATTGATGATATTCTACCCCAGCTGACTGCACCGCTGCAGCTGTTCGGGAATAAGATCCGGTTTATGCTGTATACGCCTAATAATATTTATAATGTGATTCCCGGTGATGATCTCGATGAGCCGATAGAAGACAGCGACTATTATATCCTCCCTCTGGAGGAGATTACCGGGAAGGATTGGTTCCAGGCGCTGAAGGACTCCAAGCGGGATAATATATGGCTGCAGATTGATACCGACCAGAAGCTGAATAATATCTCGCATGTCCGCAGGCTGATCAGCTTCAGTGATAACAAAACGTTGGTTGGCTTTATACGGATCACTGTCCCGCTGGAGGATTTGTTCGGCGGCTTTGAGACCTTCCCCGTGGAAGAAGGGATTACATTGCGCCTGGTGGACAGGGCTGCCGGAACGGCTATATTTCAACGGGGAACTGCTGATTATGATGCCGGAAGCGAGAAATTTCTGAGTCTGCATGAGCAGATTCCGGGCAGTGATCTGGTCATTGAAACCCTTGTTCCGCAAAAGTATCTGACTCAGGATGCCGGCAGGCTGCGTATGGTCATTCTGGCTGCCTGTACGCTCAGCTTTGTGGTCATGACCCTGATCGGGTTTGTAGTAGCGCGTATTTCTGGGCGCAAGATGAGCCGGATCGTCGGACTTGTGCGTTCCTTCCAGGAGGGTAATTTTCAGAAGCGGATCAGGTTCTCAGGAAATGATGAATTTGTACAGATTGCCGATTCCTTTAATGATATGGCTGCTAACATTCAGGAGCTTATAGACAGAGTTTATGTGCAGGAGGTTTCGAAAAAACAGGCCGAGCTGGAGGCCCTGCAGGCACAAATCAATCCGCATTTTCTTTACAATACGCTTTCAACTATAGGCAGCCTGGCTAATCTTGGCGAAATTGAAAAGGTTACGCAGATGGTGGAAGGCTTATCGCATTTCTACCGGCTGACGCTGAACCAGGGCAATGTGTACATTGAACTGAAGAAGGAAATGGAGCAGGTGGAGACTTACCTGGACATCCAGCGGGTCAAATATGCCGATGCATTCAATCTGTATGTCGATGTTGACGAGGAGATTATGCATATGCAGGTCATTAAGCTCCTGTTGCAGCCGTTTGTCGAGAATGTATTCAAGCATGCCTGGTTTGGCAAAACGATTTCCATTCGTCTGACCGGCCGGAGAGTTGGCGATAATATTGAGCTGAAGGTTATCGACAATGGCGTTGGCATGCGGCCTGAAGAGATCAGGAGCATGCTGCACGGGCAGAGCCAGTCAGGCGGTTACGGCGTTAAAAATGTGAATGAGCGGATTAAGCTGAGGTACGGGGACGAATACGGTGTGACCATCGCAAGCATTTACGGGGCAGGAACGACTGTCCAGCTTCTGCTGCCGGCCGGGCTTACAGAAAGCGAAGAGACTGAAGGGCAACCCCGTTGA
- a CDS encoding polysaccharide deacetylase family protein: MKRITKLWPGGKTKAFTLSYDDGVEQDRRLVEIFNKYKLKATFNLNSGIQHEGSFWVDKGHTIKRMNREGLEALYEGHEVAVHSLTHPVLPELPRELMLKEILEDKQNLERQFGYLVTGMAYPYGAYNAATIEVLKASGLDYARTVNSHLRFNLPDNPYEWHPTCHHNEPELMNLTEAFLAGDSHSLFYVWGHSYEFDVQDNWELIEAFSQRISNREEVWYATNIEIVRYLKAHNNLKYSTDCTLVYNPSALSLWISVDGQAVEVPPGKTLQLD, translated from the coding sequence ATGAAACGGATAACCAAACTATGGCCCGGCGGTAAAACGAAAGCCTTTACATTAAGCTATGACGACGGTGTGGAGCAGGACAGAAGGCTGGTAGAAATCTTTAATAAGTACAAGCTCAAGGCAACGTTTAACTTGAATTCCGGAATTCAACATGAAGGCAGCTTCTGGGTGGATAAAGGGCATACGATTAAAAGGATGAATCGGGAGGGTCTGGAAGCCTTATATGAAGGCCACGAAGTTGCCGTTCACAGCTTGACCCATCCCGTGCTTCCAGAGCTTCCGCGAGAGCTTATGTTGAAGGAAATATTAGAGGACAAACAAAATCTGGAGCGGCAATTCGGTTATCTGGTGACGGGGATGGCCTATCCCTATGGGGCATATAATGCTGCGACTATCGAGGTGCTGAAAGCATCCGGGCTGGATTATGCCAGAACGGTTAATTCGCACTTGAGGTTTAATCTGCCGGACAATCCGTATGAATGGCACCCGACCTGTCATCATAACGAGCCTGAGCTGATGAATTTGACGGAGGCTTTTCTGGCTGGTGATTCCCACTCCTTATTCTATGTATGGGGACACAGCTATGAATTTGATGTGCAGGATAACTGGGAGCTGATTGAGGCATTCAGCCAAAGGATCAGCAATCGGGAAGAAGTCTGGTATGCAACAAATATAGAGATCGTCCGTTACTTAAAAGCTCACAACAACCTGAAATACTCCACAGACTGCACCCTTGTTTATAATCCGAGTGCCTTGTCCTTATGGATTTCTGTTGACGGTCAAGCAGTTGAGGTTCCGCCTGGTAAGACACTTCAGCTAGATTAG
- the galA gene encoding beta-galactosidase GalA: MNSGRGRSKVQFDREWSFYKGDIEIPYAVKAGMTGGITDASTRKDGEWLDIAFNDKGMGEQQLDWSSVSIPHDWCVEQQYVQDEHLGARDGSHGYLPGGTGFYRKVFELPAEAEGSKWLIRFDGVSGTSTVWVNGHLIGSHQGGYIGYSYDLSDVLRYGDEGRNVIVVKVDATECEGWWYEGCGIYRHVWLENMNLLHVAEYGTYITTPEVAQEQATVNIRTRIRNNYTEGLQVSLQTVIYDGSGVQVCAERAEAYAEWYAETELEQSFVVEQPMLWSPDSPYLYRAESVIIHEGKELDRYETVFGIRSIRFDAEEGFFLNGEPLVIKGTCNHQDFAGVGVALPDSLIEYKLKLLQEMGSNAYRSAHHPPTPELLDICDRIGMLVMDENRKLDSSPNGLSQLERLLYRDRNHPCVIIWSMENEEVLEGTVTGARILKTLADTTRRIDPTRPTCAAMNHGWNENGYNDAVDITGYNYGHRDHLDVRDHEQYPERLMIGSECASYTATRGIYEDDPVRGYCSEYGTNIPSWGCTPQQAWRDLVNNRFLTGVFMWTGFDYRGEPTPYLWPCINSHFGLMDTCGFPKDSYYYMQAVWTEEPMVHLLPHWNWPGSEGKPVEVRVFSNTGAVELYLNGRSLGEQQVDRDGYLTWKVIYEPGKLEAVGKNSGQGVARKSVVTAGQPQQIQLIPDRHEARADSSDTIPVRVAVLDMDGNIVPTADNEIRFEVSGAGSLLGVGNGNPSSHEPDKSPLRRAFNGWCLALVQASGHAGSVKLRAVSAGLAPAELMLQTVSGDHIQS; encoded by the coding sequence ATGAACAGTGGCAGAGGAAGAAGCAAGGTACAGTTTGACAGGGAATGGAGCTTTTATAAAGGGGATATAGAGATTCCCTATGCCGTTAAAGCCGGAATGACAGGCGGTATTACTGATGCAAGCACCCGCAAGGACGGGGAATGGCTGGATATCGCGTTTAACGATAAAGGAATGGGAGAGCAGCAGCTGGACTGGTCTTCTGTCAGCATTCCGCATGACTGGTGTGTGGAGCAGCAGTATGTTCAGGATGAGCACCTCGGTGCCAGAGACGGGAGTCACGGTTATTTGCCGGGCGGAACCGGCTTTTACCGCAAGGTGTTTGAACTGCCGGCTGAAGCTGAGGGCAGCAAATGGCTGATCCGTTTTGACGGAGTGTCGGGTACCAGCACGGTATGGGTGAACGGACATCTGATCGGCTCACATCAGGGCGGATATATCGGATACAGTTATGACTTGTCGGATGTGCTGCGTTACGGCGATGAGGGCAGAAATGTGATAGTCGTTAAGGTGGATGCGACGGAATGTGAGGGCTGGTGGTATGAAGGCTGCGGGATTTACCGGCATGTCTGGCTGGAAAATATGAATCTGCTGCATGTGGCGGAATACGGCACGTACATAACCACACCTGAAGTTGCCCAAGAACAGGCAACAGTTAATATCCGCACACGCATCCGCAATAATTACACAGAAGGTCTTCAGGTATCGCTGCAGACAGTGATTTATGACGGTTCCGGGGTGCAGGTCTGTGCCGAGCGAGCAGAAGCCTATGCAGAGTGGTACGCCGAGACGGAGCTGGAACAGAGCTTCGTGGTCGAGCAGCCGATGCTCTGGAGTCCGGATTCGCCGTATTTGTACAGGGCAGAATCGGTTATTATCCATGAAGGAAAAGAGCTGGACCGGTACGAGACGGTGTTTGGCATCCGCAGCATCCGTTTTGATGCGGAGGAGGGGTTCTTCCTGAACGGTGAGCCGCTGGTAATTAAAGGGACGTGCAATCATCAGGATTTTGCCGGAGTCGGCGTGGCCTTGCCAGATAGCCTGATTGAATATAAGCTTAAGCTTCTGCAGGAAATGGGCTCCAATGCTTACCGCAGTGCACATCATCCGCCGACCCCTGAGCTGCTGGACATCTGCGACCGGATCGGAATGCTGGTGATGGATGAGAACCGCAAGCTGGACAGCAGCCCGAACGGCTTAAGCCAGCTGGAACGGCTGCTCTACCGTGACCGCAACCATCCGTGCGTCATTATCTGGAGCATGGAGAATGAAGAGGTGCTGGAAGGAACCGTCACAGGCGCGCGGATACTCAAAACGCTGGCCGACACAACCCGCCGCATAGATCCGACACGCCCGACCTGTGCTGCGATGAATCACGGCTGGAACGAAAACGGCTATAATGATGCGGTTGATATTACAGGTTATAACTACGGACACCGGGATCATCTGGATGTCCGTGACCATGAGCAATACCCGGAACGACTGATGATTGGCAGCGAATGTGCCAGTTATACAGCTACCCGAGGCATTTATGAAGATGATCCGGTAAGGGGCTACTGCTCCGAATACGGCACGAACATTCCTTCATGGGGCTGCACGCCGCAGCAGGCTTGGAGAGACCTGGTAAATAACCGCTTTCTGACCGGCGTGTTTATGTGGACAGGATTCGATTACCGGGGAGAACCGACTCCGTATTTGTGGCCGTGTATAAACTCCCATTTCGGACTGATGGATACTTGCGGATTCCCGAAGGACAGCTATTATTATATGCAGGCTGTGTGGACGGAGGAGCCGATGGTCCATCTGCTGCCGCACTGGAATTGGCCGGGCTCGGAGGGCAAGCCTGTTGAGGTTCGGGTGTTCTCCAATACCGGTGCCGTGGAGCTGTATCTGAACGGCAGAAGCCTGGGCGAACAGCAGGTAGACAGAGACGGGTATCTGACCTGGAAAGTGATCTACGAGCCGGGGAAGCTGGAAGCAGTCGGAAAAAACAGTGGACAGGGAGTTGCACGGAAGTCTGTTGTGACAGCCGGCCAGCCTCAGCAGATTCAATTAATCCCTGACCGGCACGAGGCACGCGCGGACAGTTCGGATACGATTCCGGTACGTGTTGCTGTCCTCGACATGGATGGAAATATAGTGCCCACAGCCGATAACGAAATCCGTTTTGAGGTTTCCGGGGCCGGCTCCTTACTGGGCGTAGGCAACGGGAATCCGAGCAGTCATGAGCCGGACAAGTCCCCCCTGCGCCGTGCGTTTAACGGCTGGTGTCTGGCGCTGGTTCAAGCCTCCGGCCATGCAGGCTCTGTTAAGCTACGGGCTGTATCTGCAGGACTTGCTCCTGCAGAGCTGATGCTGCAGACCGTGTCCGGAGATCATATACAAAGCTAA
- a CDS encoding carbohydrate ABC transporter permease, with amino-acid sequence MKKVRKRADIDKITLSIIGYVTLTILAIFCIVPFLLVISASLSDESSIIEKGFQIIPSTFSTEAYRLLFEYPGEMLRAYGVTISVTLIGTVVGLFLTSMTAYVLSRRDFEWRNRFSFYFFFTTLFSGGLVPSYLLIINFLQLKDTLLVLILPMLMNVFYIIVMKSFMSSIPDAITESAKIDGAGDFRIFMQLIIPLSKPALATIGLFIALAYWNDWYNALLYISKSDLMPLQYYLYKMLGNMDGMRKAMMSSGAVVNSDLPTESLKMAMTIVATGPILLAYPFIQKYFVQGLTIGAVKG; translated from the coding sequence ATGAAAAAAGTACGCAAGCGTGCTGATATCGATAAAATAACCTTGTCCATCATCGGATATGTTACACTAACCATTCTGGCAATATTCTGTATCGTGCCGTTCCTGCTGGTCATCTCCGCTTCTTTGAGTGATGAGAGCTCCATTATCGAGAAGGGATTCCAGATTATTCCGTCCACCTTCTCTACGGAAGCCTACAGGCTGCTCTTTGAGTATCCGGGTGAAATGCTCCGGGCCTACGGAGTGACCATTTCCGTCACTTTGATTGGTACGGTTGTCGGCCTGTTCCTGACCTCCATGACTGCTTATGTGCTCTCCCGGAGAGACTTTGAATGGCGGAACCGCTTTTCCTTCTATTTCTTCTTTACTACCCTGTTCAGCGGCGGCTTAGTGCCTTCTTACCTGCTGATCATTAACTTCCTGCAGCTCAAGGACACGCTGTTAGTCCTGATTCTGCCGATGCTGATGAATGTATTCTATATTATCGTCATGAAATCGTTCATGAGCAGCATTCCTGACGCAATCACGGAATCTGCCAAAATTGACGGAGCAGGCGACTTCCGAATCTTCATGCAGCTGATTATTCCTTTATCTAAGCCTGCGCTTGCTACTATTGGCCTGTTCATAGCTCTTGCTTACTGGAATGACTGGTACAATGCGCTGCTGTATATTTCCAAGTCTGATCTGATGCCGCTTCAGTATTATCTTTATAAAATGCTTGGTAATATGGACGGTATGCGCAAAGCCATGATGTCTTCAGGTGCGGTTGTGAATTCGGACCTGCCGACAGAAAGCTTGAAGATGGCAATGACGATTGTAGCTACAGGCCCGATCCTGCTTGCGTATCCGTTCATTCAGAAATATTTTGTACAAGGCCTCACCATCGGTGCTGTCAAAGGATAA
- a CDS encoding ABC transporter permease subunit, protein MKQNKYGFWHKVKKNRTLLLMLTPAVLFFLVFAYVPMAGIVLAFKQYNYSGGIFNSPWNGLDNFKFFFGSGDAWRVTRNTALYNIAFIIINNVLQIFAGILLFEVAGKWFRKITQTILFLPYFISWVVVGAIAYNLFNFDVGTLNVLLKGLGMQPIDIYNTASYWPLILIVVSAWKALGYGTIMYLAAITSIDTEMYEAAQIDGANIFQRIMKITVPNLIPTVIILVLLAIGNIFRGDFGMFYNMVGNNGLLFSNTDVIDTFVFRSLTTSNEIGMSAAAGFYQSLLGFATIMFANYAVRKYDKDRALF, encoded by the coding sequence ATGAAACAGAACAAATATGGATTCTGGCATAAGGTAAAAAAGAATAGAACCTTGCTGCTTATGCTAACTCCGGCAGTCTTGTTCTTCCTGGTATTCGCTTACGTGCCAATGGCCGGGATCGTACTTGCGTTCAAGCAGTACAACTATAGCGGAGGTATTTTTAACAGTCCGTGGAACGGGCTGGATAACTTCAAATTTTTCTTTGGCTCCGGTGACGCCTGGCGGGTAACCCGGAACACAGCACTGTATAATATTGCTTTTATTATCATCAATAACGTGCTGCAGATTTTTGCCGGTATTTTGTTGTTTGAGGTTGCGGGGAAATGGTTCCGGAAAATTACACAAACCATACTATTCCTGCCATACTTCATTTCCTGGGTAGTAGTCGGAGCGATTGCCTATAACTTGTTTAACTTTGATGTGGGTACGCTTAACGTACTGCTTAAAGGGCTTGGCATGCAGCCTATTGATATTTATAACACTGCATCCTACTGGCCGCTTATCCTGATCGTGGTCTCTGCCTGGAAGGCGCTGGGCTATGGTACGATTATGTATCTTGCCGCGATTACAAGCATTGATACAGAAATGTACGAAGCAGCACAGATTGACGGTGCGAATATCTTCCAGCGTATCATGAAAATCACCGTTCCGAATCTGATTCCTACTGTGATCATCCTGGTGCTTCTGGCGATAGGGAACATCTTCCGCGGAGACTTCGGCATGTTCTATAACATGGTAGGGAACAATGGACTGCTCTTCTCCAATACTGATGTTATCGATACGTTCGTATTCCGCTCCCTGACCACATCCAATGAGATCGGGATGTCAGCTGCAGCCGGCTTCTATCAATCCCTGCTGGGCTTTGCGACAATCATGTTCGCCAACTACGCCGTGCGTAAATACGATAAAGACCGTGCTCTATTCTAA
- a CDS encoding glycosyl hydrolase 53 family protein gives MKHRKRVLAILLFISMILSTVSVGVPAKAAAAPAPGAFSKGADISWLPQLEALGHKFYNDNGEEQDLLLILKDHGIDSIRIRAWVNPSDDPSNGHNSTEEVVALASRVSALGFRVMIDFHYSDSWADPGKQVTPAAWADADLEQLKVHVSDYTADVMKALQDAGVTPEWVQIKD, from the coding sequence GTGAAACACAGAAAAAGAGTGCTGGCCATCCTTCTCTTCATCTCAATGATCTTATCTACGGTATCTGTTGGCGTACCCGCAAAAGCAGCGGCGGCCCCTGCTCCCGGCGCCTTTTCCAAAGGCGCTGATATCAGCTGGCTGCCGCAGTTAGAGGCGCTTGGGCATAAATTCTATAACGACAACGGGGAAGAACAGGATCTTCTGCTCATTTTAAAGGATCATGGAATTGATTCGATCCGGATCAGAGCCTGGGTTAATCCTTCGGATGATCCGTCCAACGGGCATAACAGTACGGAAGAGGTTGTTGCATTGGCCTCTCGTGTAAGCGCTCTCGGATTCCGGGTGATGATAGATTTCCACTACAGCGATAGCTGGGCCGATCCGGGGAAACAGGTTACGCCTGCAGCCTGGGCAGATGCTGATCTGGAGCAGCTCAAAGTTCATGTATCAGACTATACTGCCGATGTTATGAAAGCGCTGCAAGATGCAGGTGTTACCCCGGAGTGGGTACAGATCAAGGATTGA
- a CDS encoding response regulator, translated as MSTINVLLVDDEAVDLEWLRRRVVSSGFDIEVAGTANNGFDALELLEQERVDVILSDIRMPIMTGTEFARRAKAIHPKVKIVFISGHEDFSYAKEAIQISASGYLLKPVKDKDLNEMLGNLCHSIEQEREQNRSLNKALSLINKELILRWFDEDSPEPAEPQLNAALIPLLINGATAAIIEIDDLEWKMQDVSEENARMMIRQTQQLIRALLEENKNGTMIIGSGHRSIILCSLPQEAFLQQMELLIRKTAESSLCTITAGAGRYARNEAELHASYKQAQAALSAKWLLGKNRLIRDTMEPVPRGTPGSDVDEILDQLLEAIIQYDLVAIDDHLLQLMMNAGKKDVYDLIIRITSKLHTDLQQQNENLYELLQWESHQPEILFQFETIHDILSWMRRRFFELSELLYVKRQRQKRKLIDEIMKYVEDNLEQKITLKEAAVQFNFTPNYLGYLFKEDYGIPFIDFVKERKMSRVFELLKDPTLMIYEIAERMGYKNLIYFNRQFKQTTGMTPGEYRKKHKV; from the coding sequence ATGAGTACAATCAATGTACTGCTGGTTGACGATGAAGCCGTTGATCTGGAATGGCTGCGGCGCAGAGTAGTATCCAGCGGATTTGATATTGAAGTAGCGGGAACAGCAAATAACGGCTTTGATGCGCTTGAACTGCTGGAGCAGGAGCGTGTAGACGTCATCCTGTCTGATATCCGGATGCCGATTATGACCGGAACGGAATTTGCCAGAAGAGCCAAGGCAATCCATCCTAAGGTGAAAATCGTATTTATCAGCGGCCATGAGGATTTCAGCTATGCCAAGGAAGCTATTCAGATCAGTGCTTCGGGATATTTGCTTAAGCCTGTCAAGGATAAAGATTTGAACGAAATGCTGGGAAATTTATGCCATTCCATTGAACAGGAACGGGAGCAGAACCGGTCCTTGAACAAAGCCCTGTCACTTATTAACAAGGAGCTTATCTTACGCTGGTTCGATGAGGATTCACCGGAGCCTGCTGAGCCGCAGCTGAATGCTGCCCTGATTCCGCTGTTAATTAACGGGGCAACAGCAGCCATCATAGAAATTGATGATCTGGAATGGAAAATGCAGGATGTCTCCGAAGAAAATGCACGCATGATGATTCGTCAGACCCAGCAGTTGATCAGAGCCCTGCTTGAGGAGAACAAGAACGGAACGATGATTATCGGCTCCGGTCACCGGTCTATTATTCTATGCAGCCTTCCCCAAGAGGCGTTTCTGCAACAGATGGAGCTGCTGATCCGGAAAACCGCAGAGTCCTCGCTCTGCACTATAACAGCCGGCGCCGGCCGCTATGCCCGGAATGAAGCAGAGCTGCATGCATCGTATAAGCAGGCGCAGGCTGCACTCAGCGCCAAATGGCTGCTGGGCAAAAACAGGCTGATCCGCGATACGATGGAGCCTGTACCGCGCGGAACACCAGGCAGCGACGTAGACGAGATCCTGGATCAGCTGCTGGAGGCTATTATCCAGTATGATCTGGTGGCCATCGATGATCATCTATTGCAGCTTATGATGAATGCCGGCAAAAAGGATGTCTATGACCTGATTATCCGGATCACCTCAAAGCTCCATACGGATCTGCAGCAGCAGAACGAAAATCTGTACGAGCTGCTGCAGTGGGAATCCCATCAGCCGGAGATTCTGTTCCAGTTTGAGACGATACATGATATTTTGTCCTGGATGAGACGGAGATTTTTCGAGCTGTCCGAGCTGTTATACGTGAAGCGCCAGCGCCAGAAGCGCAAGCTGATTGATGAGATTATGAAGTACGTGGAAGACAATCTGGAGCAGAAGATTACACTGAAGGAAGCGGCGGTCCAGTTTAACTTTACACCGAATTACCTAGGGTATCTGTTCAAGGAAGACTATGGCATTCCGTTTATAGACTTCGTAAAGGAACGTAAAATGAGCCGGGTATTCGAGCTGCTCAAGGATCCTACACTGATGATCTATGAGATTGCCGAGCGGATGGGCTATAAGAATCTGATCTATTTTAACAGGCAATTTAAGCAGACTACCGGGATGACACCGGGAGAGTACCGTAAAAAGCATAAAGTATAA
- a CDS encoding DUF3502 domain-containing protein, with protein sequence MMKKKKKLTVTLATMMALGTILSACGGGNNAANTAGEATNGSTNAANSAANSGAPDTSEEVKLKMILVGGQPGDYDKVFGELNTKLKEKINATVETEFLDWSDWTQKYPLKFAANEDFDLVYTANWAFYNDQALKGGFMELTEDMLSKYMPQTWANMPKVNWEQAKVDGKIFMVPNNNVEVTDKVVLYREDLRKKYNLPEINSPETYANYLKTVAKDEQGVTAFGAKPADGWKFHELDQLLLEQNNDFNLVDANLMPLAYKLDDATGQIFNIYDTPEFTELLKYYKDLADNGAWSKNVVSNKNDVWQDVKAGKVSSYAHNLGTVAANLTEMRRDKPDVELAIADLTPDKKKIAAIATQNGMSIHATSKNPERALMLIDLLQNDKEIHDLTMYGIAGTHYNPEGDDKFSAGPAAGNYTGFSNWGWNSPLNRQDAAYPKEADDMFNDWQANVFHFPLETFVFDTANVKNEVANIGNVMLRYAIPLEYGLIDDLEKGQADLIKQLKSAGIDKVQAEVQTQVDAFLAAQGQ encoded by the coding sequence ATGATGAAAAAGAAAAAGAAACTCACAGTCACATTGGCAACAATGATGGCATTAGGAACAATCCTCAGTGCGTGTGGAGGCGGCAATAATGCCGCTAACACAGCTGGAGAGGCAACGAATGGCAGCACTAATGCTGCTAATTCGGCTGCAAACTCCGGTGCTCCAGATACTTCCGAAGAAGTTAAGCTCAAAATGATTCTGGTCGGCGGACAGCCTGGTGATTACGATAAGGTGTTCGGAGAGCTGAATACTAAGCTGAAAGAGAAAATCAATGCTACGGTAGAAACGGAGTTTCTTGACTGGTCTGACTGGACACAGAAATATCCGCTGAAATTTGCTGCCAATGAGGATTTCGACCTTGTGTATACGGCTAACTGGGCTTTCTATAACGATCAGGCACTGAAAGGCGGCTTCATGGAGCTGACAGAAGACATGCTGTCCAAATATATGCCACAGACCTGGGCAAACATGCCGAAAGTAAACTGGGAGCAGGCTAAAGTAGACGGCAAGATCTTTATGGTTCCGAACAACAATGTTGAAGTAACAGATAAAGTGGTATTGTACCGTGAAGATCTGCGCAAAAAATACAATCTTCCGGAAATCAACAGTCCTGAAACCTATGCTAATTACTTGAAAACGGTTGCTAAAGATGAGCAGGGTGTAACTGCCTTTGGAGCAAAGCCTGCTGATGGCTGGAAGTTCCATGAGCTGGATCAGCTGCTGCTGGAGCAGAACAACGACTTCAACCTGGTGGATGCCAACCTGATGCCGCTGGCCTACAAGCTGGATGATGCAACCGGTCAGATCTTTAACATCTATGATACGCCTGAATTTACTGAATTGCTTAAGTACTATAAAGATCTCGCGGACAATGGTGCCTGGTCGAAGAACGTAGTCAGCAACAAAAATGACGTGTGGCAGGATGTTAAGGCAGGCAAGGTTTCCTCCTATGCCCATAACCTGGGTACCGTTGCTGCTAACCTTACCGAAATGCGCCGTGATAAACCCGATGTTGAGCTGGCAATTGCCGACCTGACACCGGACAAGAAGAAAATTGCTGCAATCGCTACACAGAACGGTATGTCCATCCATGCAACCTCTAAGAATCCGGAACGTGCCCTGATGCTGATCGATCTGCTGCAGAACGACAAAGAAATTCATGACTTGACCATGTATGGTATCGCTGGTACCCACTACAATCCGGAAGGCGACGATAAGTTCAGTGCAGGACCGGCAGCAGGTAACTACACAGGCTTCTCGAACTGGGGCTGGAATTCACCGCTGAACCGTCAGGATGCAGCTTACCCTAAAGAAGCTGACGACATGTTCAATGACTGGCAGGCTAACGTCTTCCACTTCCCGCTTGAAACCTTTGTCTTTGATACGGCAAATGTAAAAAATGAAGTAGCTAATATCGGTAATGTAATGCTGCGTTATGCTATTCCATTGGAATACGGCTTGATCGATGATCTTGAAAAAGGTCAGGCAGACCTGATCAAACAGCTGAAATCGGCTGGTATTGATAAGGTTCAGGCTGAAGTACAGACCCAGGTAGATGCCTTCCTGGCTGCTCAAGGACAATAA